From a single Piliocolobus tephrosceles isolate RC106 chromosome 21, ASM277652v3, whole genome shotgun sequence genomic region:
- the LOC111554033 gene encoding carcinoembryonic antigen-related cell adhesion molecule 8 isoform X1: MGPISAPPCRWCIPWAGLLLTASLFTFWNPPTTAQLTIEAVPSNAAEGKEVLLLVHNLPQDPLGYNWYKGEMVDANRRIIGYVIATQVNISGPADSGRETIYPNAILLMQNVTRNDTGSYTLQVITLNLVNEEVTGQFSVHHGPDAPNISPSDTYYLPGVNLNLSCHAASNPPAQYSWSINGTFQQHTQKLFIPNITAKNSGSYACHTTNSATCRNRTTVRMITVSDASMQGSSPGLSARATVSIMTGILARVALT, encoded by the exons ATGGGGCCCATTTCAGCCCCTCCCTGCAGATGGTGCATCCCCTGGGCGGGGCTGCTGCTCACAG CCTCACTTTTCACCTTCTGGAACCCGCCCACCACTGCCCAGCTCACTATTGAAGCTGTGCCATCCAATGCTGCAGAGGGGAAGGAGGTTCTTCTACTTGTCCACAATCTGCCCCAGGACCCTCTTGGCTACAACTGGTACAAAGGGGAAATGGTGGATGCCAATCGTCGAATTATAGGATATGTAATAGCAACTCAAGTAAATATCTCAGGGCCTGCAGACAGCGGTCGAGAGACAATATACCCCAATGCAATCCTGCTGATGCAGAACGTCACCAGAAATGACACAGGATCCTACACCCTACAAGTCATAACGCTAAATCTTGTGAATGAAGAAGTAACTGGCCAATTCAGCGTACATC ATGGCCCAGATGCCCCCAACATTTCCCCTTCAGACACCTATTACCTTCCAGGGGTAAATCTCAACCTCTCCTGCCATGCGGCCTCTAATCCACCAGCACAGTATTCTTGGTCTATCAATGGCACATTCCAGCAACACACACAAAAGCTCTTTATCCCCAACATCACTGCAAAGAACAGCGGATCCTATGCCTGCCACACCACTAACTCAGCCACTTGCCGCAACAGGACCACAGTCAGGATGATCACAGTCTCTG ATGCTTCAATGCAAGGAAGTTCTCCTGGCCTCTCAGCTAGGGCCACTGTCAGCATCATGACTGGAATACTTGCCAGGGTGGCTCTGACATAG
- the LOC111554033 gene encoding carcinoembryonic antigen-related cell adhesion molecule 8 isoform X2, producing the protein MGPISAPPCRWCIPWAGLLLTASLFTFWNPPTTAQLTIEAVPSNAAEGKEVLLLVHNLPQDPLGYNWYKGEMVDANRRIIGYVIATQVNISGPADSGRETIYPNAILLMQNVTRNDTGSYTLQVITLNLVNEEVTGQFSVHRDTPGDSISSNNSNPVEDRDAVALTCEPETQNTTYLWWVNGQSLPVSPRLQLSNGNRTLTLLNVTRNDVGPYECEIQNPVSVNFSDPVTLNVLYGPDAPNISPSDTYYLPGVNLNLSCHAASNPPAQYSWSINGTFQQHTQKLFIPNITAKNSGSYACHTTNSATCRNRTTVRMITVSDASMQGSSPGLSARATVSIMTGILARVALT; encoded by the exons ATGGGGCCCATTTCAGCCCCTCCCTGCAGATGGTGCATCCCCTGGGCGGGGCTGCTGCTCACAG CCTCACTTTTCACCTTCTGGAACCCGCCCACCACTGCCCAGCTCACTATTGAAGCTGTGCCATCCAATGCTGCAGAGGGGAAGGAGGTTCTTCTACTTGTCCACAATCTGCCCCAGGACCCTCTTGGCTACAACTGGTACAAAGGGGAAATGGTGGATGCCAATCGTCGAATTATAGGATATGTAATAGCAACTCAAGTAAATATCTCAGGGCCTGCAGACAGCGGTCGAGAGACAATATACCCCAATGCAATCCTGCTGATGCAGAACGTCACCAGAAATGACACAGGATCCTACACCCTACAAGTCATAACGCTAAATCTTGTGAATGAAGAAGTAACTGGCCAATTCAGCGTACATCGTGA TACCCC cggagactccatctccagcaACAACTCCAATCCCGTGGAAGACAGGGATGCTGTGGCCTTAACCTGTGAACCTGAGACTCAGAACACAACCTACCTGTGGTGGGTAAATGGTCAGAGCCTCCCAGTCAGTCCCAGGCTGCAGCTCTCCAATGGCAACAGGACCCTCACTCTACTCAATGTCACAAGGAATGACGTAGGACCCTATGAGTGTGAAATACAGAACCCAGTGAGTGTGAACTTCAGTGATCCAGTCACCCTGAATGTGCTCT ATGGCCCAGATGCCCCCAACATTTCCCCTTCAGACACCTATTACCTTCCAGGGGTAAATCTCAACCTCTCCTGCCATGCGGCCTCTAATCCACCAGCACAGTATTCTTGGTCTATCAATGGCACATTCCAGCAACACACACAAAAGCTCTTTATCCCCAACATCACTGCAAAGAACAGCGGATCCTATGCCTGCCACACCACTAACTCAGCCACTTGCCGCAACAGGACCACAGTCAGGATGATCACAGTCTCTG ATGCTTCAATGCAAGGAAGTTCTCCTGGCCTCTCAGCTAGGGCCACTGTCAGCATCATGACTGGAATACTTGCCAGGGTGGCTCTGACATAG